Below is a genomic region from Prunus persica cultivar Lovell chromosome G3, Prunus_persica_NCBIv2, whole genome shotgun sequence.
TGTCGGCGGAGTCGAGGGTCCACCAGAGGAAGGCGTCGGAGACCATGAAGCTGACACGTGGAAGCGTCTGGAGGGCTCGCTCGAAGTCGGGCTGCATGTGGCCAGTGGTGAGGGCGAAGGGGAAGAAGAGGTTGATGGAAGGGAGATTATCGGTGCTCTCGACGCCGGAGGGGATTTCGGGGGAGATGCTTTGAGGGAAAGGGAGGGAGATCACGGAGGCTGAGGTATCGGCGAGGGATTGGTTAATGAAGGGGCGGTTGGCGGGGGTGGTGAAGATGGTGACGCGGAGGCGGCGAGAGAGGAAGAGGCGGGAGAGGTGGAGGAGTGGGATGGTGTGGCCTTTGGACATGAAGGGGAACAAAACCACGTGGCCCTCATCCTCCACATGCTGCGAATCAATCGTACTCCCCATCTTTCTCTTCTGATGAtattcttctttcttgtgAAATAATTTTGTAAGATTGAGTagctatattattattatattgagGCAGGCAGTGGGTGTCAAAATCATATGGTCTTGTGTCTGTAAATTTCGGACTCTCTTTTTGACTTTAGCCGCACACAAAAATGTAGTCCAAGTCAATGACCTAAGCTGATGCAGTTATATCTTCTTTTTGGCTTACCTAAATTACCCACGGAAGCAGATCCTGATGGACgttaaaaaggagaaaaacagAAGGAATAATTTGGTACAAATTTGATgtggatttttataaatttaaaaaataacaagaacCTCAGACAAGTCGTGTAAAGTGGAACATCTTGAAATTGTcgtttctttttggtttgcGTAAGTGAGTCTTAAAAATAAGTTAAAAACAATGGACTTaaaacattattattttttaaaattaatacaaaaataatttattaatattttagaaaGTAGGGGTTCCTCAAAAAAGAGTTGAAAACTATAAatgagattaaaaataaatggaaaacaaaggaaaCCCCAACAACATCATTGCTGCCGACACCCAAAACGATTCACGCTGCATGCGCTGAGTGACTCGTTTCAGAATAATAGGTTCATCAACGAACAAGTATCATTTCCGCCTGGCTGCTGCCACTTGTAGATTTACAACAACGTCGGCCCACAATTTATATAACATTCCGGATAATCAACTAATCTAGCTGAGTTTGAGTTACATGCACACTTCTAAATACCCctatataattgaaaaataaaaacctctcCAAAGATTGGACATATTAACAAATAACTGTAcgtgaaaaaggaaaaaaaaaattgaaaaaactcCAAAGAACGAAATGATTGAGTGAAATCTTCCATCAAAGACGACGATGGTCTAGAGCTGTTCGAGAGCAGAAGTATCACCTGCCCAAGCCACAAACAGATTCAAGTTACTTTCCTAGGTATACATGGGAAAGAAAGCTACCCAAATTCTCACGACAGCATCAAGCACTCCCACCTTGTTTTGCCTTAAGGACAAGCTCCTCAGTGGTGGTGCCGATGATCTCATTAGCACGTTTCAGCCCAACGCAGTAGAACCGTCCAACGGAATCCTAAATTCATGGGTAAGTTCaagtgagaaagaagaaagaaaaaaaaaaaacgagaaaagaaaagtgctCAGCATTTTAGTTACTGGACTTCTGCAAGCAAGGGTGCCTGTTTATCGCATCCCTCATGATATCAGGGCTGCAAGGAATCTTACCTGAGCAACAATTCCTAATTTCATCAACTTATGAACTGCATCTTCCACATCAAAATTACAGTTGGCGTTAAACTCTTCTTTAATTAGTTCCTCACACCACCTATCCAGATCCTATAATAAAACCATCCCCAAGTAGGACTTCATCAGTACTCCACTACTCAAGAATGCATATTATATTTCTTGCAGTACTTAGGAAACTGATAAATGGACGTAGGAAAGCAATCTAAGAGATGTGTACTTGTGTTGTAGCTTTCCCTTGCTCCATTAGTATATAGAAAGCAATTATCACCTCCTTGACCTGCACATTCAAGAAATGGAGTAACCGTATAAGCCTTTCGTCATGTATTGAACATAATCTCTTCCTGCATCAGTGCTAAATTAAGCTtgaataaattcaaatttaaaatgacaaaaaagttTTGAGTTATACTATTAACATGTCGCAACTGCATCCCATTCACCTGACATTGTTAGTCATACGATATCTGACCTTACTTACGCTTGATTATTCACAAGGTAGCCCTCATAAATCAAGcgttaaattgaaaaaaattaagtatgACATAAACCCCAAAAATATTCCTTCTAATTGCATTCACGCTCAGTTAGATACATCAATAATTCACAAAAAATACAAGTTCATCAAGCTTGCAGCTTACTTCCTGTTGAATCACATCATCACACAAGTGAAGAAGAGTACCCCTTCCGCTATCGAGTTGTTTGTCGTACATGGACTGTGTTATTAAGTTCTGATATGCTACCAAGTTCTGCTGAAAACTGCATACAATTGAAAAGCCATAGGCACATGAGTAATTGataaattattcaattaaagGAACAACAAACAAAGCGAGCCCTCAATGCAAACATGCAACCACAGTCCATGGccagtcatcatcatcagaacACGATTGATCATGTCAACTTGTCAGAGAAAAGTTTTCACAGATATATAgacctcttctctttttcatgtGTGACATGCATAttcattttatcaattttgtgCACGTGCATATTACTTTCATGTGTGACAGACTCCCTTTTGTGTACCTGCGtattaattaaaagaataatatataatcCAAACATGAACTGTAATAAGAGACTTAACGTGAAGTATATCTTAGCACAGTAACCAATCACAGTGGAAAGAACTGCAAAAATGACCCAAAGATCAGCTTTAGGCATTTCAATCGAACCAACAACAGCAACCtgtaaagaaagaaatggtAAGCTAaattttgacaagaaaaagTGACAAACAGTACACCAAGACAAACTTCATTGCTATCTCAATTAACTGACCAGCCCAACTATAGCAGAGCCAAGGAACTTGACCCAGTCCATTGGGGTTAACCCAGGGTTCTTCTTCTCAGGctgtaaaaggaaaaaggttCCTACACCAGGTCATCAGCGGTACAAGGGCTACGAGTAGTATAAAATTCCACAGAAggtgagagagggagagagagagagagagaaacacacAAGAACTATCTCCATATCAGCCATCGGAATATTTCTGAAATGTTTCACATATATTCCTCGTTCCTCTTTTGCTTTGGTACTTGCTCGCCTGAAGAGTCATAATTCTCTTAtcaataacttatttttcaagGTTCTTTCAGGACTTGTTTGCATCAATCCAATTAGAGGCAAGGCAACTAAACCCCCTCacccttaaaataaaaaatctgtAACTTATGAAAGTATCATGCATTGAACGTTCACCAACATTAGACAAAGCTCTGTTCAAGCCCTGTTTCCCtttcaaagaaaatacacTGCACGAAGCAACTAGGAGACTACATGctcaaaaatataatttaaaactgTCAACACTGATATGCCTAACCTAATACCAGCCAAATTGCTCACAaggaaattaggaaaaaaaattgacattatcaacaaaaagaacagTACCTGTAAACAACAATTATCCTATCAAAGGTTGGCTCTTTGATCGTGGTCTTGCTCAGCAAATTTTTAACACTGAGGGACAAAGCatataaatttcaaaaagTGGAAATAATCACAATAAGATTGAGACAAGGAACTCAAGTCAAATAAAAGGCCTCCTTGCAGGGAAATCAAAGGCATATTTCTATTTATACGTAGGCATGTTTCATAAAGAGGGAATCAGATTTTAAATGGTTTAAATGCTATTGCATGATCATCTGTAAGTATAGTCTGAAATCAAGAGTATCACTGAAAATCCAGAGTAACAGAGAACTTTTAGCGCAAgtctgagaaaaaaaaacctgggAAATTACAGATCACaatgaaaagaaatttttagGACACTTGAGAGCAATTCAAGGCTTGCTACatggagggaaaaaaaaaaatcaaagtttcAATATGGATAGAAAATTTCAGGATCCATCCAACCCAAATTTAAGCAAGCAAGAGTGAGGAAATAAGACCCAACTGCATAGAATAGCCAGCATACAGCTTAGCAGTCTGCCAGAACTAACAGctcaagaaaaaattaaaataaaaaaaacagtacACTAAAACTAAAGCCGTGCAGAAAAAACCTTAGTTCCATTTTTTCTAGACGGATTCGTTCAACATGTAAGTCTTCATCCTCTCCATCTGCTTCAGAGCTAATTTCCTCATTCTTCTTTGGATCTGTCTTAGGTCGTCCACTTGATCTTCTGGATAAAAGTTTTCCGACCCTGCAACAAGAACAACACCAAGAAacgaaatataaaaaaaatgcttaagcttaaatcaaataatatctAAAGAACATTTTCTCAGCTATTTTCTCAATAATTTTTGTGATACCAATCACCAATGATGCAAAAGATGATGTTTCAAATAGACTCCATTAAATGACTTAAAACTGTCCGCTGATTTCAAAGTTTAAACAGTTTTGACCATAATTTCCAAAAATATGTACTTTCCAGTAGCAGAAGTTCAATAACCAAAAACATTTAAAGAATTACTTACTTAGTTATTCGTAAAAGATAAGCCCAAAAGCGTGCAATGATCATGTCCACTTTCTCCATGAAAAAGTAATCAGTTGTCTGATCAAGTCCAACACCGCGTCGGAAGATAATGTACTGAAGTTATAAAAAATGCAGATTAGACCTCTAGAAAAAGAGATATAGTGGAAGGAAGAGAGGGAGGGTGGGAGATTAAGTAATATTTCCTATGTCAAACAAGGAAGAGGCGGATAAGCTAAATATGTGCAATCCTACATAATCAGCAACTCAAACTACTGGGTTTAAACATTCCAAATGTTTATAGTGTTTTATGCCGAAATTTACAATACCTTATCACAAAAATCGGGAAGGTTTGGTTGAGGACgcctttcaaaaaatttctttaaaagcTTCTTGTCAAGCTGCATTCAACAGGAACAATACATGGGATCAGCATATGCGAAGGgggcataaaaaaaaaacaataaataatcaGAAACAAGAGTTACATTAACATTTGCAGGTTTGCACTTAAGAATCTTAATGAATTGAAATTTAGAAATACATGTGTAAGTACACCTTAGACTCATCAACCACGATTGGTAGATTTAGAAGATACTGCCCTGAATGCGCAACCTCAATTTCCTCATTGCTTGCTATTTTGAAATTACTCTTTTCCATCACCTGTATCATAACTAGAATTTAAATATTCCACCCTTGTTGTAGAATGATAGTTCGTAAAACTCTATAGTAAAAGGATTTGGTTTAGTCCTATTTTGGCAGTTcagatattatttaatttcctACACTTAAACTGGCTTTCCTTTGCATAAACATAATCATTCAATTGTGACAAAAGCCTtcgtttctctttttcttttttttcatgttcCTTTCAATTGTATGGTCATACaaggaaaaactcaaaactaaaacACAGTGAAGCAGCCATACCTGAAATAAGTACGTGAGGAAATTCTGTTCAAGTACATCAATTTCTTTAGGAGGAAGATTGTGTTGTTCCAATTTTTTAGCCCCATTTACAGGGTCAAAGAGGGAGTAAAGTTGCTGCAAAGAAAATGTGACAAACAAAACTTATGATAATCAGCGGAAAATATCAGGCTATAACACGAGAAAATAAACAATGCAAATTGTAGATATGAATAGTATCAGGGTCAACATGGCCCTCAAAACATGAGCATACCATCAAATCCTCGAACTGTAGAAGATACCAAGCCCGAATTGTGTACTCAACTCTCTTGCAGAGCTTTAAAAACTCAGCCCGGTCAGAACTATGTTCTGCAGAATTACGAACACCCAGTTTTTTGTTAAGTAGCATGAAGCGAAACTAagcaacacaaaaaataaaacaaaaaagacaaatCTTTGCATCTAAACCATAAATGGTATCAAGAATTAAAACAAGGGATCAGTTTCAGAGAAATGCAGGGACTCTGAATTTGTAGACTGAAGAAACAAAGACGACCCATGAATTAAAATGAAGCCGCCAGTGCCCAAAGCAACAAACTCTgaacaaaacccagaaatcaATCGAAAAGGGCAAGCAAGGTTGAGCACGAACCAATGAGGTTGGCCAAGGTCATGATGATTTTGGGCTTGATAACTGGGATGACAGATTCACGCTCAATTCGAATCATgtccttcttcttttgctccatttttttgctttgctttctttattttctgcGAAAGCGGTATCGCCAATGGCACAGCAGCCCAACCTGTGAATTCAGCCCCTTTAAGAACAAGAATTATGAGATGACGGTTGAGGTTAGATTCTTTCTTGGGATTAAATGAAagggtttttttgggtttggggttttggttttggtataTATATTACCTTCTACTAAGGGAGTGTTTTGTATCTTCCTTGCAAACAGAGTGTATTTGTCGGGGGAGAGAGTGAGGTTGAAGCCAAACCACAGAAACAGAACGAAATGCCAAAAAGAGAACAGTAGAACATTTTTAGATCACATTATAGAGTCAAACGTTTTACGGGGTTCAACTAGTTTACGTTTATCAGGAAAACAACTGTTTTACTTTTAAAAGCatgaatttgatttccttCCAAGTTTAGTTTATTCCATTCATGTGTGTATTTAAACtgttatttttcaacaattaTACTTGAACGGTTATGATATATACTTCGTTAACAAATCATATTCTGATCTGATTTCCATTGAagagtttgttttttatttttcatatataaacAATAGTTTAAATTACCCTAAATAATACGGGAAGAAGTCAAATTTGGGTCAAGAGAAAGGACACACTGACCAACTAgccaaaaagaataaatttaGCTGACAATAATAGGGTGTATAAAATATTACATGTGTATATACACAGAGGATTGGCATGTATTGCATGTGAAATCATGTTATGCAGCCTCATTGATTGGGAGATGCTCAGAGTTTGGCTCTCTAAACTCATTGCTAACATGTTCACTTAGATGACAGACAGGTGCCCACTTTCCGTTGTCTGGTTCTccctcaattcaattctaaTGTCACTCAAATGCCTGCTTCCGGTTGTTTGACTTTCCCTCAGGTCAACGCTAGCATCTGTAACAGGCCCTTCTTTCTGGGGCTCAGCAGTCCTGCTTCTGCAAATGGGACAAATGGGTGTCCGCAAAAGCCATGCATCCACGCACTGAGCATGAAAACTGTGCTTGCACAGAGGCAACAGCCTGCACTTCTCGCCCATCTTGAAGCTGTCCAAGCACACTGCACAATCCACAGGGCTACCTGGCTTGTCCCAATTGGCTACATAATCAAAGCTAGGAAGCTTTTCTAGGTCATCTTTGGACATGCTTGCTGTGCCACCTGTACTGCTGGCCATGGCAACCATAGAGCCATTACCAAACCCTCCTCTTCTGAAAGCCCTCCCAACAATCCAAACATGGACTAAGATCAAGAACCCAATTCCCACAAATAACAATATGACAGAAAAGAAGATTGCCATTGCCACAATCTGCACTGCATCACCTGGAAACTTTTCACTCATTGTAATATCCCCTTACTTCTCATTCTGTATTGGAAAGCTGAAggtttctgaagaaaaatgGGGTTTGTGggttagaagaagaagaagagcattAGAATGTACTAATTGGAAACCAACCAATAAGAAGGCAGCTCTGTTTTACAAAGAGGGAGGAGATTTATTCATGACAACATAAAGTAGATTAGATTACCTAAAACACTGGGTAAATGAggcaaattttaaaattaattcatAGGAGATAGGGTTAACTAGTCTCTATCATGGAGTAGGTGgtaaaaaaccaaattgagTCCAGACGAAAAAGAAACGTCAGAAGATCCAGAGATTTCTCACTGTCCCCTtttgttttcatgtttttcttctttatctaGGTTAAGGTGAAGCTCGGTACAGTGTTAATGAAAGTAAAACTAATGGccatttgataaccatttcgcttttagtttttagtatttatttttttgcgcTAAAGtacagaaaaaaataaaaaaaagtatagaaaaaaataaaaacgagAATGGGAGTGAGGATGAGAGGAGAGGATATGATTTATACTCACAAATTTTTgagctttttgttttttaaatcaTATGTTTGATTGAGCATGGGGTTGGTTTATGTGCACGAATTTTTATCTTAGAACAATCTTGTGCTGCAGTTTGGACTTCCGCCTATTTGTCTCCTTTATTGGATTTCAGGCGCTAGCAAAGTTTGTTCTTACGATGGAGCGAGatataatttccaattttctaattaaaaggagaaaaaaaggatGTAGGATGCTCCACCAGAAAAGTTGAATTAGATCGGTTACCCACCAAGCTGAACCATTCAGCAACTGCTCATctaaaggatttttttttataaattttttttataaattataatatatattcgCATCTTATTGTTTTGTACTCGATAAgttcaacaaaacaaagcagCGCACCTAGAAAATCCCAATTTAAGAGATGGATGATGAAAATTGCATTGGAATTTTCTGCTCCTTGCAATGGCCTATTGTTTTTTAGACATTAAGCGAGTTAGAAGACAAGTTCTTGTACTTACCAAGGAAAAACAAGGGTCATGATCACAAAGCATCTAAAACCCAAAGCTAAGCGGGTGCAGTTAGCTATAATGAATGGCTTGATTAGACTTTTGACCCAATAATATGGGTGAGGAACATTGTCATTGTGGGCGCAGATTGACAGCAaatgattgaaaaaagaaacatctcAACAGCGTTGATTGAAGGAACAAGGCCTAGCTGTAATAATGACATGTGTGAAGAATATGATCATACGATTCTGGATCAACCACGTGCTCCCACCATAATACCAAACATATCAACCTTTCAAAGAATTTACAGACgcgaaaaatgaaaaagattttgatgaaccaaatcaaatcaagggCAGATATAGGCTTACTAAAGCTCATATATGTTGCAAAATGGAGATAATACTACTCAAACTCGTGCGTGTTCAATATAAACCTGTGTCAGGAGCCCATAACGAGACCTTCCCGAGAGATACTGGTAACCCGAAGAACAGCTTGTGCACTAAGAGGCGAGAGTTTTGATTGACAAAAGTTCTCCCAAGAGCTCGGTTCTGGATGCTCAGATACTGATGCTGGTGTGAGATCATTAAATTTCTCATAAACAGTCTGCAGCTCCAGGAGGAGAATTCGAGCAGCCTCCCTCGACTCCGGAAGCTGGTCACTAAGCTGGGATGCAGCTGTCTGAATGAATTTGTCAATCCCATAAGCTTTGATGCCTTCAACGCcctgttgacagacacaggatAAGTGCATATAACAGTAAGAAATCAAATGCACCCTGTTTTCATTATCTCAAAACGTGCAAATATGTGATAACACACATAGTAGATAAAAGgaattgaaatggaaatgtaCATACAACCATGTGAGAAAATAGATTCAATTGTATATGTACAACAATATAACTAGGTAGACTCAGAGAGAATAATGGTTGACAGGAGAAAACACATGATTGTTGTTCTTGAGCACACATTACGTGTAGAAGTAAATGGGCAAGTACAGGGGTCGATGGGGCAAGATGAATCTACATAATATAAATACAGgaacaaacaaattcaaagaaaCTTCAGCACTTGATTTTGAAAGCTAATGAAAGGTTAAGCCATTTCCACCAATTCCAGTTTCACAACACAGAGTCCAAACAATAAGCAGACCCTAAACCAGTATAAAGGTTTATATATGCGCAGATAGTAAAGGGGGAAAGAACCTAATAAGACTCTGCTCCACACAAAAGATGCTACATCTAAAGCGGCACAAGAAAACAAGCAACTGCTGCTACAACTGAATAGAACTTAGACACCAATGTAATAGCAATTTGGGGGTGGGGGTGAAGGAAATATTACTAAGACCAATCGAAACATTAAAAGCCAAAAAGTATGAAAGAAAGTAAAATTCTATGAGAGCACTGAATTGAAATGCTGTGTGTTactcagaaaaataaataaattcacttttgataaataaatgaaaattcaataaaCAATGTGGCAAGGAATTGAGCATATATAAGTCCTCATACCAGTCGTGGAACACTTCGGCAAAAGCACATTGATGCCTTTGCTCGAACTCTAGGATTTTTGTTCTTCAGATATGGTTGCAACTTTGGTAACAGCAATGGAGGGGAAACCCAAGTGGTCATCGCTACTAAAGCTCTCTCGGCTGCTTCACATACAAATCGTTTGTCTTGTGAAGACTTAAGAAGCAGTTGTAGAAGCTGCAAGGGTCGTGTTTGATTATATTGGGGAAGAATACTAACAATTAAATCGAATATGAGAGCAGAATCCTTTACTATAAAAACAAAGCAGACCAATATAGCAGCAAAACTTCAAAGAATTCAAGTTTACCAGAGGGTCCAATGAATCAACTACAAGATCGTTGTAAGCATTGAAAATATCTGCAGATGTCATAATTGCAGTTTTGCAAACAGCACTTCTTGGATTTTTCAGAGACCTTACCACCAGTGAGATCACATCTCCCCTATTGAACAAAATGATGACAATAGTTAAATCGGTCAACACTGACAGTCATCAATAACACATACTTCTGACAATCAAGAGCATTATGTAAGAACATGACACTTACAACATATCAAGCATGGCTTCCTTATGAAATATAGAAAACCGACGCACATTATTGAGTGCTTCACACAGCAGAACCCAATCTTTAGATTCTAGTCCAGTTACGAGTGTCTGAAACATCAAACAAGAAATGTATGCACATCATACAGTTAGCtacatacatacacatatCAATGCATAGTCATCAGAGGCGAAAGGTCAGGTTTACCCAAAAACACTATGAGAAGGCATATAATG
It encodes:
- the LOC18781984 gene encoding RING-H2 finger protein ATL39, with amino-acid sequence MSEKFPGDAVQIVAMAIFFSVILLFVGIGFLILVHVWIVGRAFRRGGFGNGSMVAMASSTGGTASMSKDDLEKLPSFDYVANWDKPGSPVDCAVCLDSFKMGEKCRLLPLCKHSFHAQCVDAWLLRTPICPICRSRTAEPQKEGPVTDASVDLRESQTTGSRHLSDIRIELRENQTTESGHLSVI
- the LOC18782021 gene encoding uncharacterized protein LOC18782021; this translates as MEQKKKDMIRIERESVIPVIKPKIIMTLANLIEHSSDRAEFLKLCKRVEYTIRAWYLLQFEDLMQLYSLFDPVNGAKKLEQHNLPPKEIDVLEQNFLTYLFQVMEKSNFKIASNEEIEVAHSGQYLLNLPIVVDESKLDKKLLKKFFERRPQPNLPDFCDKYIIFRRGVGLDQTTDYFFMEKVDMIIARFWAYLLRITKVGKLLSRRSSGRPKTDPKKNEEISSEADGEDEDLHVERIRLEKMELSVKNLLSKTTIKEPTFDRIIVVYRRASTKAKEERGIYVKHFRNIPMADMEIVLPEKKNPGLTPMDWVKFLGSAIVGLVAVVGSIEMPKADLWVIFAVLSTVIGYCAKIYFTFQQNLVAYQNLITQSMYDKQLDSGRGTLLHLCDDVIQQEVKEVIIAFYILMEQGKATTQDLDRWCEELIKEEFNANCNFDVEDAVHKLMKLGIVAQDSVGRFYCVGLKRANEIIGTTTEELVLKAKQGDTSALEQL
- the LOC18782867 gene encoding crescerin-1, with the protein product MSETALRDLNAIPGSEKKNESSSKGSITKPLAGNANENQEECQKKATAALGALSINGAEVANTGVEIGIAEVEYIESENLNDLEDVDTSLKTLVTGLESKDWVLLCEALNNVRRFSIFHKEAMLDMLGDVISLVVRSLKNPRSAVCKTAIMTSADIFNAYNDLVVDSLDPLLLQLLLKSSQDKRFVCEAAERALVAMTTWVSPPLLLPKLQPYLKNKNPRVRAKASMCFCRSVPRLGVEGIKAYGIDKFIQTAASQLSDQLPESREAARILLLELQTVYEKFNDLTPASVSEHPEPSSWENFCQSKLSPLSAQAVLRVTSISREGLVMGS